A single region of the Oryzias latipes chromosome 19, ASM223467v1 genome encodes:
- the LOC110017198 gene encoding leucine-rich repeat-containing protein 51, which produces MYAPPVDLSFNEISSLTDALSKVPRRGRRPLKPNSQGKYLSRSLRLSNNSIADVSNLQCVLSHFLVQPTSIGWLDLSFNKITSINIVLSELQELRVLYLHGNKISNLADVDILGQLMNLHTITLHGNPIAYMEDYRNRVIFTLPHLKRMDFSAVTPQDHIWANDLSCRLKRRSST; this is translated from the exons ATGTACGCACCGCCAGTGGATTTGTCTTTTAATGAAATAAGCAGCCTGACAG ATGCACTCTCTAAGGTACCCCGCAGAGGCCGGCGCCCCTTAAAGCCTAACTCCCAGGGCAAGTACCTGAGCCGTTCTCTGCGTCTCAGCAACAACAGCATCGCTGATGTGTCCAACCTCCAGTGTGTCCTCAGCCATTTCCTGGTTCAACCCACAAGCATCGGCTGGCTGGACCTATCATTTAACAAAATAACTTCCATAAACATA GTTCTGAGTGAGCTGCAGGAACTGCGTGTGCTGTATCTTCATGGTAACAAAATCAGTAACCTGGCAGACGTTGACATACTTGGACAACTGATGAATCTGCACACAATCACCTTGCATGGAAACCCCATAGCATACATGGAAGACTACAG GAATCGTGTGATTTTCACTTTGCCTCACCTGAAGAGGATGGATTTCAGTGCCGTGACACCCCAGGATCACATCTGGGCAAATGATTTGAGCTGCCGCCTAAAGAGAAGATCAAGCACATGA